The following coding sequences are from one Sphingobium sp. Cam5-1 window:
- a CDS encoding formate dehydrogenase subunit delta, which translates to MTEDDSMMSNQDRLVYMANQIARNFMTMGEDKAAQAVADHIAKFWEPRMRAQIFALHEKGEATLVPVAARAITLLRAAGSPRGRVS; encoded by the coding sequence ATGACTGAAGACGACTCGATGATGTCCAATCAGGACCGGCTGGTCTATATGGCCAACCAGATCGCCAGAAACTTCATGACCATGGGCGAAGACAAAGCGGCACAGGCAGTCGCCGACCACATCGCCAAATTCTGGGAGCCACGAATGCGGGCGCAGATATTCGCTCTGCACGAGAAGGGGGAAGCGACATTGGTTCCGGTTGCCGCTAGGGCGATCACTCTCTTGCGGGCAGCAGGTTCGCCGAGAGGGCGCGTTTCTTAA
- a CDS encoding TIR domain-containing protein, giving the protein MNKRVVALEGFDPNTVQNQFDDPGIEALKASIADALDRTFGNNTVERRRYRNAAEFDTGPINMYQDTSIQEVRHAVKASRDRNLALLKQAVSSLEEQLEELGTDAGDRAGNNDEVARSPSRKIFVVHGHDDGARETVARFIERIGFEAIILHEQANRGRTVIEKVEAHGDVGFAVVLLTPDDVGGQSAEALNQRARQNVILELGYFIGLLTRERVCALRKGDVEIPSDFAGVVYQTFDEGGGWKTALARELQDVGYDVDWNKVMR; this is encoded by the coding sequence TTGAACAAGCGTGTCGTTGCGCTCGAAGGTTTCGATCCCAACACGGTCCAAAATCAATTTGACGATCCGGGCATAGAAGCGCTGAAGGCCTCTATCGCTGATGCTCTTGACCGCACCTTCGGTAATAACACGGTAGAGCGAAGGCGCTATCGAAACGCGGCCGAATTCGACACCGGTCCAATCAATATGTATCAGGACACTTCAATCCAGGAGGTTCGTCACGCGGTGAAGGCATCGCGCGATCGGAACCTAGCTTTATTGAAACAGGCAGTGTCCTCGTTGGAGGAACAGCTAGAGGAGCTAGGCACCGACGCTGGAGACCGCGCTGGTAATAACGACGAAGTTGCACGGTCGCCGAGCCGAAAGATTTTCGTCGTTCATGGTCACGACGACGGCGCGCGTGAGACCGTCGCACGCTTCATTGAGCGCATCGGATTCGAAGCGATCATCCTGCACGAACAGGCGAACCGCGGCCGAACGGTCATTGAGAAGGTCGAGGCGCATGGGGACGTCGGTTTTGCGGTCGTCCTGCTGACACCCGACGATGTGGGTGGCCAGAGCGCTGAAGCGCTTAATCAGCGGGCGCGGCAAAACGTGATCTTGGAACTAGGCTATTTTATCGGCCTACTTACCCGAGAACGGGTCTGCGCGCTTCGGAAAGGCGATGTCGAAATTCCGAGCGACTTTGCAGGTGTCGTATATCAGACGTTTGACGAGGGCGGAGGCTGGAAAACCGCGCTGGCTCGAGAGTTGCAAGACGTCGGATATGACGTCGATTGGAATAAGGTCATGCGTTAA
- the tmk gene encoding dTMP kinase: MTRGRFITLEGGEGAGKSTQLRALAAALRAKGLEVVETREPGGSEGAEAIRALLLTGAADRWSPRAEALLFAAARADHIEKTIRPALDRGAWVLSDRFLDSSRAYQGMGDLTDADILTLHRIGSSDFLPDRTFFLTLPEAEAQQRAWSRDGDAADRIGGRDAAFHANVASAFTRFAEQDPARIRTIDASGHPEAVTSRLLAALGDLLP, translated from the coding sequence GTGACACGCGGCCGATTCATCACTCTGGAGGGCGGGGAGGGCGCCGGTAAATCGACGCAGCTCCGCGCCCTCGCCGCCGCCTTGCGCGCCAAGGGCCTGGAAGTCGTGGAAACCCGCGAACCCGGCGGCAGCGAAGGCGCGGAAGCCATCCGCGCCCTCCTCCTCACCGGCGCCGCCGACCGCTGGAGCCCCCGCGCCGAAGCGCTCCTCTTCGCCGCAGCCCGCGCCGACCATATCGAAAAGACCATCCGTCCCGCGCTGGATCGCGGCGCATGGGTGCTGTCCGACCGCTTCCTCGACAGCAGCCGCGCCTATCAGGGCATGGGCGACCTCACCGACGCCGACATATTGACCCTCCACCGCATCGGCAGCTCCGACTTCCTGCCCGACCGAACCTTCTTCCTGACCCTCCCCGAAGCCGAGGCGCAGCAGCGCGCATGGTCTCGCGACGGAGACGCCGCCGACCGCATCGGAGGCCGCGACGCAGCCTTCCACGCCAATGTGGCATCCGCCTTCACCCGCTTCGCCGAGCAAGACCCCGCCCGCATCCGCACCATAGACGCGTCAGGCCACCCCGAAGCCGTAACCTCGCGCCTGCTCGCAGCGCTGGGCGACCTTCTCCCATGA
- the fdhF gene encoding formate dehydrogenase subunit alpha codes for MTFTREADHGTPPAISTGKSVTLTIDGERVTMPEGTSIMRAASLTGCSIPKLCATDNLESFGSCRLCLVEVEGRSGYPASCTTPIAEGMVVRTQSDRLKQLRRGVMELYISDHPLDCLTCAANGDCELQDQAGAVGLREVRYGYDGATNMGQAKDQSNPYFDFDPSKCIVCSRCVRACEEVQGTFALTIEDKGFGSKVSASQGEDFLGSECVSCGACVQACPTASLIEKKVVEVGTPDRAVVTTCAYCGVGCTFRAEMRGEELIRMVPWKEGKANRGHSCVKGRFAWGYAQHQDRILNPMIRASVDQPWREVSWDEAIAHTAAEFRRIQAKYGTRSIGGITSSRCTNEETFLVQKLIRQGFGNNNVDTCARVCHSPTGYGLSTTFGTSAGTQDFDSVMQSDVILVIGANPTDGHPVFASRMKKRLRQGAKLIVIDPRRIDMVKSPHVEAEHHLPLRPGTNVAMLTALAHVVVTEKLYDEAFIRARCDWDEFAEWAEFVSQPARSPEAIEPLTGVKAQDVRAAARLYATGGNGAIYYGLGVTEHSQGSSTVMAIANLAMATGNVGREGVGVNPLRGQNNVQGACDMGSFPHEFSGYRHVSDDATRALFEQSWGVALDPEPGLRIPNMLDAATDGTFKGIFIQGEDILQSDPNTHHVAAGLAAMECVVVQDLFLNETANYAHVFLPGSTFLEKDGTFTNAERRIQRVRKVMTPLNGYEDWEIVQLVANAMGLGWTYSHPAQIMDEIAALTPTFAGVHYDRLDAEGSLQWPANDRAPHGTPTMHIDGFVRGRGKFVVTDYVPTDEKTGPRFPLLLTTGRILSQYNVGAQTRRTANAAWHPEDRLEIHPSDAENRGLKDGDWVTLRSRAGETTLRALVTERVAPGVVYTTFHHPETQANVITTDYSDWATNCPEYKVTAVQVSASNGPSDWQKSYDAQARRSRRIDMIHAAE; via the coding sequence ATGACCTTCACCCGCGAAGCCGATCATGGCACCCCGCCCGCCATCTCCACCGGCAAATCCGTCACGCTCACAATAGATGGCGAGCGCGTCACCATGCCAGAGGGCACGAGCATCATGCGCGCCGCCTCGCTCACCGGCTGCTCCATTCCGAAGCTATGCGCTACCGACAATCTGGAGAGTTTCGGCTCCTGCCGCCTATGCCTGGTCGAGGTGGAAGGGCGTAGCGGCTATCCCGCATCCTGCACCACGCCCATCGCCGAGGGCATGGTGGTTCGCACCCAAAGCGACCGGCTTAAGCAGCTTCGCCGGGGGGTGATGGAACTTTATATCTCCGACCACCCACTGGACTGCCTGACCTGCGCAGCCAATGGCGACTGCGAATTGCAGGATCAAGCCGGTGCCGTGGGACTGCGCGAGGTCCGCTATGGCTATGACGGCGCGACCAATATGGGGCAGGCCAAGGACCAGTCGAACCCCTATTTCGACTTCGATCCCAGTAAATGCATAGTCTGCTCCCGCTGCGTTCGCGCCTGTGAAGAGGTGCAGGGCACCTTCGCGCTGACTATCGAGGATAAGGGCTTCGGATCGAAAGTCTCGGCATCGCAGGGCGAGGATTTCCTTGGCTCCGAATGCGTATCCTGCGGCGCCTGCGTGCAGGCTTGTCCCACCGCATCGCTGATCGAAAAGAAGGTGGTTGAGGTCGGCACGCCCGACCGCGCCGTCGTCACCACCTGCGCCTATTGCGGCGTCGGCTGCACCTTCCGCGCGGAAATGCGCGGTGAAGAGCTGATACGCATGGTGCCGTGGAAAGAGGGCAAGGCCAATCGCGGCCATAGCTGCGTCAAGGGCCGGTTCGCCTGGGGCTATGCGCAGCATCAGGACCGGATACTCAACCCCATGATCCGCGCGTCCGTGGACCAGCCCTGGCGCGAAGTGTCGTGGGACGAAGCCATTGCCCACACGGCAGCGGAGTTCCGCCGCATCCAGGCCAAATATGGCACCCGCTCCATCGGCGGCATCACGTCAAGCCGCTGCACCAATGAGGAAACCTTCCTCGTCCAGAAGCTGATCCGCCAGGGTTTCGGCAACAACAATGTCGATACCTGCGCCCGCGTCTGCCACTCGCCGACCGGCTATGGCCTCAGCACGACCTTCGGCACCTCTGCCGGGACGCAGGATTTCGACAGCGTGATGCAGTCCGACGTGATCCTCGTCATCGGCGCCAACCCGACTGACGGCCACCCGGTATTTGCCTCGCGCATGAAGAAGCGCTTGCGGCAGGGCGCCAAGCTGATCGTCATCGACCCGCGTCGCATCGACATGGTGAAGTCCCCGCATGTCGAGGCGGAACATCATCTGCCGCTGCGCCCCGGCACCAACGTCGCCATGCTGACGGCTCTCGCTCATGTCGTCGTGACCGAGAAGCTGTACGATGAAGCCTTCATCCGCGCGCGCTGCGATTGGGACGAATTTGCCGAATGGGCCGAGTTCGTGTCACAGCCAGCCCGTTCTCCCGAAGCGATCGAACCGCTGACAGGCGTGAAGGCGCAGGATGTGCGCGCCGCCGCTCGCCTCTACGCCACTGGCGGCAACGGCGCGATCTATTATGGCCTTGGCGTCACGGAACATAGCCAGGGCAGCTCGACCGTCATGGCGATCGCCAACCTCGCCATGGCTACCGGCAATGTCGGGCGTGAGGGCGTGGGCGTGAATCCGCTGCGGGGGCAGAACAATGTGCAGGGCGCCTGTGACATGGGCAGCTTCCCGCACGAATTTTCCGGTTATCGCCATGTTTCCGACGACGCCACCCGCGCGCTGTTCGAACAAAGCTGGGGCGTGGCGCTGGACCCCGAACCGGGGCTTCGCATCCCCAACATGCTGGATGCGGCGACCGACGGCACCTTCAAGGGCATTTTCATCCAGGGCGAGGACATTCTCCAATCCGACCCCAATACGCACCATGTCGCGGCGGGGCTGGCGGCGATGGAGTGCGTCGTGGTGCAGGACCTGTTCCTCAACGAGACCGCCAATTACGCGCATGTCTTCCTGCCCGGCTCCACCTTCCTGGAAAAGGACGGGACGTTCACCAATGCCGAACGGCGCATTCAGCGCGTGCGCAAGGTGATGACGCCCCTCAACGGCTATGAAGATTGGGAGATCGTGCAGCTGGTCGCCAACGCCATGGGATTGGGCTGGACCTACAGCCACCCGGCGCAGATCATGGATGAAATCGCCGCGCTCACCCCGACCTTCGCGGGCGTGCATTATGACCGCCTGGACGCGGAAGGGTCGCTGCAATGGCCCGCGAACGACCGCGCTCCCCACGGCACGCCGACCATGCATATCGACGGTTTCGTGCGCGGCAGGGGCAAGTTCGTCGTCACCGACTATGTGCCGACCGATGAAAAGACCGGCCCCCGCTTCCCGCTATTGCTGACCACAGGGCGCATCCTTAGCCAATATAATGTCGGCGCGCAGACCCGGCGCACCGCCAACGCCGCCTGGCATCCCGAAGACCGACTGGAAATCCATCCCAGCGACGCGGAAAACAGGGGCCTTAAGGACGGTGATTGGGTAACGCTCCGCAGCAGGGCAGGGGAAACCACCCTGCGAGCGCTGGTGACCGAACGCGTCGCGCCGGGCGTTGTCTATACGACCTTCCACCATCCCGAAACGCAGGCGAACGTCATCACCACCGACTATTCGGACTGGGCCACCAATTGCCCGGAATATAAGGTGACGGCGGTGCAGGTGTCCGCATCCAATGGTCCCAGCGACTGGCAGAAAAGCTATGACGCGCAAGCACGGCGCAGTCGGCGCATCGACATGATTCACGCAGCGGAATGA
- a CDS encoding NAD(P)H-dependent oxidoreductase subunit E: MEAFIESWTARHGATRDQLLPLLHAVQKEAGYIDDAQVPLIAQALNLTRADVHGVITFYHDFRRVPPGRHIVKLCRAESCQSRGGAAVEHKAAQILGVAMGETRSDGQLSLEPVYCLGLCAIGPNALVDGRPVAGIDAKVLERIAAEMAA; encoded by the coding sequence ATGGAAGCATTTATCGAAAGCTGGACCGCGCGTCATGGCGCCACGCGCGACCAGTTATTGCCCCTTCTGCATGCGGTGCAGAAAGAGGCAGGCTATATCGACGATGCGCAGGTCCCGCTAATTGCGCAGGCGTTGAACCTCACCCGTGCGGACGTGCATGGCGTCATCACCTTCTACCATGATTTTCGCCGTGTTCCGCCCGGCCGCCACATTGTGAAGCTCTGCCGCGCGGAAAGCTGCCAGTCACGCGGCGGCGCGGCGGTGGAGCATAAGGCGGCGCAAATTCTGGGCGTAGCCATGGGGGAAACCCGGTCTGACGGTCAATTAAGTCTGGAGCCTGTCTACTGCCTGGGTCTCTGTGCGATCGGCCCGAACGCGCTGGTAGACGGCCGACCGGTTGCAGGGATCGATGCCAAAGTTCTTGAGCGTATCGCGGCGGAGATGGCGGCATGA
- a CDS encoding LysR family transcriptional regulator, with protein MQTRLVEYFLALEREGHFARAASYCNVSQPTLSVGIASLEAQLGKRLIRRDRKYVGLTAEGEAILPWARQLIAAAEALGHAAETARGPLKGELRLGAIPAAMPVIGHLTEAMLERHGGLNISVRALTSRQIERGLAAFELDAGITYLDFEPPAHALSVPLYTERAILIGAVGCAAIPDPLDWADLADLPLCLLHQGMQNRRILDARLAERGLALRPVVTADSYVALLGLVQQGRLCSIIPENHATLLEGLAWARTYPLPATAEGSRVGVIVSDRAPMGPLAQAVLSVARDLRLPNGYRAAS; from the coding sequence ATGCAGACGCGCCTTGTCGAATATTTCCTGGCGTTGGAGCGCGAAGGTCATTTCGCGCGCGCCGCGTCCTATTGCAATGTCTCGCAACCCACCCTGTCCGTGGGCATCGCGTCATTGGAAGCACAGCTGGGAAAGCGGCTGATCCGGCGCGATCGCAAATATGTGGGATTGACCGCGGAGGGAGAGGCCATTCTGCCATGGGCACGGCAATTGATCGCCGCTGCCGAAGCCCTTGGTCACGCGGCGGAAACGGCCCGTGGTCCGCTGAAAGGCGAATTAAGGCTGGGCGCGATTCCGGCCGCCATGCCGGTGATCGGCCATCTCACCGAAGCGATGCTGGAGCGCCACGGGGGCCTTAACATCTCCGTCCGCGCGCTCACTTCTCGGCAGATCGAGCGGGGCCTTGCTGCGTTCGAACTGGACGCTGGGATCACCTATCTCGATTTCGAGCCCCCGGCTCACGCCTTGTCGGTGCCCCTTTATACGGAGCGGGCGATCCTCATCGGCGCGGTGGGCTGTGCGGCGATACCCGATCCGCTGGACTGGGCCGATCTTGCGGACCTGCCGCTGTGCCTGTTGCATCAGGGCATGCAGAACAGGCGTATCCTGGACGCGCGTCTGGCTGAACGCGGGCTTGCCCTGCGCCCGGTGGTCACGGCGGACAGCTATGTCGCACTGCTTGGCCTCGTGCAGCAGGGAAGGCTCTGTTCCATCATTCCGGAAAATCATGCCACCTTGCTGGAAGGGCTGGCCTGGGCGCGCACCTATCCGCTGCCCGCCACGGCGGAGGGCAGTCGGGTGGGCGTGATAGTGTCTGATCGCGCACCGATGGGGCCGTTGGCTCAAGCAGTCCTCAGCGTCGCACGCGACCTCCGCTTGCCCAACGGATATCGCGCCGCTTCATAG
- a CDS encoding formate dehydrogenase beta subunit, translating into MNRVFISRDMASVALGADEVARSFAQAGCEVVRTGSRGLFSIEPLVEVETDAGRIGYGPVGPQDVAAVLDGTHPARLGKVDELPFFAGQQRFTFARCGIIDPLSLTDYAAHDGWKGLEKARAMPPQQVVDAVKASGLRGRGGAGFPTGIKWQTVLDAPGAPKFIVCNADEGDSGTFADRMLMEGDPFCLIEGMAIAAHAVGAAHGYIYIRSEYPYSIATMRAAIDASAHLITPFTLEVREGAGAYVCGEETALLDSIEGKRGQVRAKPPLPALQGLFGQPTVINNVLSLAAVPFILAEGAEAYAAVGFGRSRGTMPVQLAGNVKHGGLYEIGFGITLGELVNQIGGGTASGRPVRAVQVGGPLGAYFPPSMFHLPFDYEAFAQAGGLIGHAGITIFDDSVDMAHMARFAMEFCSVESCGKCTPCRIGSTRGVEIMDRIIAARNDGPVTVNDASGSYLGKALYSRSPARIDTSLEAQTLLLRDLADTMKYGSLCALGGFTPYPVLSALDHFPEDFGAPASTKEAAE; encoded by the coding sequence ATGAACCGGGTGTTCATCAGCCGCGACATGGCCTCGGTCGCGCTCGGTGCAGACGAAGTCGCGCGCAGCTTCGCGCAGGCAGGGTGCGAAGTGGTGCGCACCGGATCGCGTGGCTTGTTTTCCATCGAGCCATTGGTCGAAGTGGAGACGGATGCAGGCCGTATCGGCTACGGGCCGGTGGGGCCGCAGGATGTCGCGGCGGTGCTGGATGGCACGCATCCTGCCAGGCTGGGCAAGGTGGATGAATTGCCCTTTTTCGCTGGTCAGCAGCGCTTTACCTTCGCGCGGTGCGGCATCATCGATCCGCTAAGCCTTACCGATTATGCCGCCCATGATGGTTGGAAGGGGCTGGAAAAGGCTCGCGCCATGCCTCCCCAGCAAGTGGTCGACGCGGTAAAGGCGTCGGGGCTGCGCGGACGCGGCGGCGCCGGTTTCCCGACCGGGATCAAATGGCAGACGGTGTTGGATGCGCCGGGCGCGCCCAAGTTCATCGTCTGCAACGCCGATGAAGGCGACAGCGGCACCTTTGCGGATCGGATGCTGATGGAGGGCGATCCCTTCTGCCTGATCGAAGGGATGGCGATCGCCGCCCATGCCGTCGGCGCGGCCCATGGCTACATCTATATCCGCAGCGAATATCCCTACAGCATCGCCACCATGCGCGCGGCGATCGACGCCAGCGCGCATCTCATCACGCCCTTCACGCTGGAGGTGCGCGAGGGCGCGGGCGCCTATGTCTGCGGCGAGGAAACGGCGCTGCTCGACAGTATCGAGGGCAAACGCGGGCAGGTGCGGGCAAAGCCGCCGCTCCCGGCTTTGCAGGGGCTGTTTGGTCAGCCGACCGTCATCAACAATGTGCTGTCGCTGGCTGCGGTGCCCTTCATCCTGGCAGAGGGTGCTGAGGCTTATGCGGCGGTCGGCTTCGGCCGTTCGCGCGGAACCATGCCGGTGCAGCTCGCGGGCAACGTAAAGCATGGCGGCCTTTATGAGATCGGCTTCGGCATAACACTGGGAGAGCTGGTGAACCAGATCGGCGGCGGGACGGCGAGCGGTCGTCCCGTTCGCGCGGTGCAAGTGGGTGGCCCGCTGGGCGCTTACTTCCCTCCATCGATGTTCCATCTGCCCTTCGACTATGAAGCATTCGCGCAAGCTGGCGGGCTGATCGGCCATGCTGGCATCACCATCTTCGATGACAGCGTCGATATGGCGCATATGGCGCGCTTTGCCATGGAGTTCTGTTCGGTCGAAAGTTGCGGCAAATGCACACCGTGCCGGATCGGGTCGACGCGCGGGGTGGAGATCATGGATCGGATCATCGCGGCACGAAACGATGGACCCGTTACGGTGAATGACGCTTCGGGCAGCTATCTCGGCAAGGCACTCTATTCCCGGTCTCCGGCGCGGATCGATACCTCGCTGGAAGCGCAAACCCTGCTGCTGCGCGACCTGGCCGACACCATGAAATATGGCTCGCTCTGCGCGCTGGGTGGGTTCACACCCTATCCCGTGCTGAGCGCGCTCGATCATTTCCCTGAGGACTTTGGCGCGCCCGCGTCTACCAAGGAAGCTGCGGAATGA
- a CDS encoding D-alanyl-D-alanine carboxypeptidase family protein, translating to MNKSLAAILFVGLLAQPLTAAAPPYTSEAPIAYMKDLSSGAVLYDKGGETRIPPASMAKMMTAHVAFRLIQKGDLKLDTKFTVRPETWKQWHGPAAGSTMFLSAGEQVSVENLLHGIVTLSGNDACVVLAEGIAGTEQAFVAQMNDEAKRLGLKNSHFGTSNGWPDEGVTYVTAEDLARLAEATIEETPDLYKRFYATRAFTWGKTMGGSDIAQANRNPILGKVVGADGLKTGHTEEAGFGFTGSAEQDGRRLVMVVAGLPTYNGRIEESVRFMDWGFKAWKAQPLFKKGQTVETAEVQLGSATSVPLVAPQDMAVTLPRTASGNISVKVAYTGPIKAPIAKGQKIAELIVSTPDTPPQVLPLVAGEEVSEAGIFGRLWNGLKSFFG from the coding sequence ATGAACAAGTCACTAGCCGCCATCCTCTTCGTCGGATTGCTGGCGCAGCCTCTCACGGCCGCCGCGCCTCCTTACACCAGTGAGGCGCCCATCGCTTACATGAAGGACCTGTCGTCGGGCGCGGTGCTCTATGACAAGGGCGGCGAAACGCGCATTCCGCCCGCCTCCATGGCGAAGATGATGACGGCGCACGTTGCCTTCCGCCTGATCCAGAAGGGTGATTTGAAGCTCGACACGAAATTCACCGTCCGCCCCGAAACATGGAAGCAGTGGCACGGCCCGGCGGCCGGTTCGACCATGTTCCTGTCGGCGGGCGAGCAGGTGTCGGTCGAAAATCTGTTGCACGGCATCGTGACCCTGTCCGGCAATGACGCCTGCGTGGTGCTGGCCGAAGGGATCGCCGGGACGGAGCAGGCCTTCGTCGCCCAGATGAATGACGAAGCCAAGCGCCTCGGCCTCAAGAACAGCCATTTCGGCACCAGCAATGGCTGGCCGGATGAGGGCGTCACCTATGTAACCGCGGAGGACCTTGCCCGTCTCGCCGAAGCGACGATCGAGGAGACGCCTGACCTCTACAAGCGCTTCTACGCCACGCGCGCCTTCACCTGGGGCAAGACCATGGGCGGCTCCGACATTGCGCAAGCGAACCGCAACCCGATCCTGGGCAAGGTTGTCGGCGCCGACGGCCTCAAGACCGGCCATACGGAGGAAGCGGGCTTCGGCTTTACCGGCTCGGCCGAACAGGATGGCCGCCGCCTCGTCATGGTCGTTGCTGGCCTGCCGACCTACAATGGCCGCATCGAGGAATCGGTTCGGTTCATGGACTGGGGCTTCAAGGCGTGGAAAGCGCAGCCGCTCTTTAAAAAGGGCCAGACCGTCGAAACCGCGGAAGTCCAACTGGGCAGCGCCACCAGCGTCCCCCTCGTCGCTCCGCAGGACATGGCCGTAACTCTTCCCCGCACCGCGTCGGGCAACATCTCGGTCAAGGTCGCCTATACTGGCCCGATCAAGGCGCCGATCGCCAAGGGGCAGAAGATCGCCGAACTGATCGTCTCCACCCCCGACACCCCGCCGCAGGTCCTGCCTTTGGTGGCCGGTGAAGAAGTGTCCGAAGCGGGCATCTTCGGTCGCCTCTGGAACGGTCTGAAGTCCTTCTTCGGGTGA
- a CDS encoding lytic murein transglycosylase, with amino-acid sequence MRSTIHSLLLRLAVVTAGSLMAGPGMTQDMAQDAGFRSYLETLRPKAQAMGIRSSTLDSVFPTLTPNPRVVQLDQNQPGGGAYSPIPNFEPYRRQHVDAARISRGRTAYQANRARLARIEAETGVPEEIMVAIYGHETNYGSYTGDFDLIRSLATLSYEGRRRTLFEPELLATLKMLDNGVPRSRLVGSWAGATGYPQFLPSVYLRLAKDGDGDGRVDIWNSEADALASIANYFVKAGWRRGQPWGVAVSVPAGFNRASVSARLSPARCPRVFNRHSRWLTMAEWRSRGIVPTDGGWPADTVMATLLEPDGPGKTAYLLTSNYRAILDYNCSNFYALSVGLLADAVRQ; translated from the coding sequence ATGCGTTCAACCATTCACTCGCTTCTACTGCGTCTTGCCGTCGTCACGGCGGGCAGCTTGATGGCGGGGCCTGGCATGACGCAGGACATGGCGCAGGACGCGGGTTTCCGCAGCTATCTGGAAACGTTGCGGCCAAAGGCGCAGGCGATGGGCATCCGCTCTTCCACGCTGGATTCCGTCTTCCCCACGCTCACGCCGAACCCGCGCGTTGTTCAGCTGGATCAGAACCAGCCGGGGGGAGGGGCCTATTCCCCCATTCCCAATTTCGAACCCTATCGGCGCCAGCATGTCGATGCCGCGCGCATCAGCCGTGGCCGCACCGCTTATCAGGCGAACCGCGCCCGGCTTGCCCGGATAGAGGCGGAAACCGGCGTGCCGGAGGAAATCATGGTCGCGATCTACGGCCACGAAACCAATTATGGTTCCTATACCGGCGACTTCGACCTCATCCGCTCGCTTGCGACGCTGTCCTATGAAGGGCGCCGCCGCACCCTGTTCGAACCGGAATTGCTGGCAACGCTCAAGATGCTGGACAATGGCGTGCCGCGCAGCCGCTTGGTCGGCAGTTGGGCAGGGGCGACGGGCTATCCCCAATTTCTTCCCAGCGTCTATCTGCGTCTGGCCAAGGATGGCGACGGCGATGGCCGCGTCGATATCTGGAACAGCGAAGCCGACGCGCTCGCTTCTATCGCCAATTATTTCGTCAAAGCCGGTTGGCGGCGCGGCCAGCCATGGGGTGTCGCCGTATCGGTGCCCGCCGGGTTCAACCGGGCGAGCGTGTCGGCACGCCTCTCGCCCGCGCGCTGTCCCCGCGTGTTCAACCGTCACAGCCGCTGGCTGACAATGGCCGAATGGCGCAGCCGGGGCATCGTCCCGACGGACGGCGGCTGGCCAGCGGATACGGTCATGGCAACGCTGCTCGAACCCGATGGTCCGGGCAAGACCGCCTATCTGCTCACCAGCAATTATCGGGCGATCCTCGATTATAATTGCTCGAATTTCTACGCGCTGTCGGTCGGGCTGCTTGCCGACGCCGTCAGGCAGTAA
- a CDS encoding DUF983 domain-containing protein, translating into MVQPSDKLPRRSLIETGALGRCPRCGEGHIFKGFLTVRDRCEVCGLDYSFADPADGPAVFVQLFACVPGVIFIVMLEILARPPLWVHIAVGIPVLILTTVLPLRPIKGWLVAAQYVTKAQEAGTADLWAKLHGDVSDKRD; encoded by the coding sequence ATGGTGCAACCGTCGGATAAGTTGCCGCGGCGTTCGCTGATCGAAACGGGCGCTCTGGGCCGTTGCCCCCGGTGCGGCGAAGGGCATATTTTCAAGGGGTTTCTTACCGTCCGCGATCGATGTGAGGTTTGCGGACTGGATTATTCCTTTGCGGACCCGGCGGATGGCCCAGCGGTGTTCGTGCAGTTGTTCGCCTGCGTTCCCGGCGTCATCTTTATCGTGATGCTGGAGATATTGGCGCGGCCGCCTCTATGGGTCCACATCGCCGTCGGCATCCCGGTGCTCATATTGACGACAGTGCTGCCGTTACGCCCGATCAAGGGCTGGCTGGTCGCCGCCCAATATGTGACGAAGGCGCAGGAGGCAGGGACGGCGGACCTATGGGCCAAGCTGCACGGAGATGTGTCGGACAAGCGGGATTGA